From one Plasmodium malariae genome assembly, chromosome: 12 genomic stretch:
- the PmUG01_12019900 gene encoding conserved Plasmodium protein, unknown function, with protein sequence MEQGENFRKKNSNYSDLKLEKFKREAFEIIEYKDKIIRMLCAILEVQGTTTLNIKEFITSTTDQTKGHLFENSEYEDNSEKSDTKILTFLINVPGFKALNKNSELNLFSTPNKIDEELNKERNFSDSVLSSYKLSLNEKHSENKIITRDISVKKNIEEDMLPSEVEQDTSSKNSVPRKKALENFRNRETNFECTYKSNSQKEHKSSKTSPNICASSTEECQLCLMPNTESLHGNFPPTFYKLSCDHVFHLMCVYETVIRRECRKTCCICHNELSEEDRNNIISKVKREKKENEKKSKILFKVMKLQADNND encoded by the exons ATGGAACAGGGGGAAAATTTTCGGAA gaaaaatagtaattattCGGACCTAAAGTtggaaaaatttaaaagagaaGCATTTGAAATTATTGAATATAAAGACAAAATTATTAGGATGTTATGTGCTATTCTAGAAGTACAAGGGACAACAACTCTAAATATTAAAGAGTTCATTACGA GCACAACAGATCAAACGAAAGGCCATTTATTCGAAAACAGTGAATACGA GGACAACTCAGAAAAAAGTGACACCAAAATTTTGACATTC TTAATTAATGTACCTGGTTTTAAGGCGTTAAACAAAAACTCAGAgctaaatttattttcaaccccgaataaaatagatgaggaattaaataaagaaaggAACTTTTCCGATTCTGTCTTGAGTTCCTATAAGTTATCATTAAACGAGAAACATTCAGAAAATAAG ATAATAACAAGAGACATTTCAgtgaaaaaaa aTATTGAAGAAGATATGCTCCCTAGCGAAGTAGAACAAGACACAAGTAGTAAAAACAGTGTACCA CGGAAAAAAGCGTTAGAAAATTTTCGAAACAGAGAAACCAATTTTgagtgtacatataaatcGAATAGTCAAAAAGAACATAAAAGTTCAAAGACATCACCAAATATATGCGCGTCAAGTACTGAAGAGTGTCAGTTG TGCTTAATGCCAAATACAGAATCATTACATGGAAATTTCCCACCTACCTTTTATAAGCTAAGTTGTg atcaTGTTTTTCACTTAATGTGTGTATACGAAACTGTAATAAGAAGGGAATGTAGAAAG ACCTGTTGCATTTGTCACAACGAATTGAGCGAAGAAGATAGAAATAACATAATCAGCAAAGTAAAGCgcgaaaaaaaagaaaatgagaaaaagaGCAAGATTCTGTTTAAAGTTATGAAGCTACAGGCAGATAACAATGATTAA
- the TRX2 gene encoding thioredoxin 2, putative, whose protein sequence is MKHIVLLSFFIISFFCLSNVKCTKDLLTPQGEAVSPLTPLNKFDKYFLRMYNKSKRLQQNESTFINGINMKSTVFVLYFFAKWCHACKMQGGEMEKLEKYYGKRIYVVKIDIDQNDSMARKFSIKSLPTIVVMKNKSVLARKEHYVTSNDLITLIRKHL, encoded by the exons ATGAAGCACATAGTACTGTTAAGTTTCTTTattataagttttttttgtttaagcAATGTTAAATGTACGAAAGATCTACTAACGCCTCAGGGAGAAGCAGTTAGTCCTTTAACCCCTCTGAACAAGTTTGATAAGTACTTTTTACGCATGTATAATAAATCGAAAAGATTACAGCAAAATGAATCgacttttataaat GGTATTAACATGAAAAGTACAGTATTTGTTTTGTACTTCTTTGCAAAAtg GTGTCACGCTTGTAAAATGCAAGGAGGTGAAATg GAAAAACTTGAAAAGTATTACGGTAAACGCATATATGTGGTGAAGATTGACATTGATCAGAATGATTCGATGGCaagaaaattttcaataaaatcCTTACCAACAATAGttgtaatgaaaaataaaagtgtaTTAGCAAGGAAAGAACATTACGTTACTAGTAATGACTTAATTACTTTAATTAGAAAGCATTTGTAA